One genomic segment of Lytechinus pictus isolate F3 Inbred chromosome 18, Lp3.0, whole genome shotgun sequence includes these proteins:
- the LOC135157527 gene encoding FK506-binding protein 5-like: MTFLELYAIWESTVGAVSDILRFLTIYAIFHFSFALGLSSLHYPQKLIQSEECHDVDCDLPEEGYRTFPVALLTLWWAFNGLGDPAIIDDPTSFVNVVYILAVGLYNIGVLVLINTLIAMLGSRFNAVEENSDTEWKFGRTKMWLRFIRTDIDLPPPFNLVPTTGFIIRLFKKCSLFCTGCTQTNQRQSEEKEYKAKKDASAAKKVIKRLVERYNLSQTEKPEEQEESIDIDDIRQLKEDFVAVKFNVQTNLQIVNKAINASWKIIENIKNTYPRMDVFNDKVPFTGSQFGDLYRYDYSLIDVDVENIQTVVKYVEGILNRPDATPELELKKPPVLVQPHPEPSPEPVEKEVILPDELSATSPEPVEEEIIPPESSSDEEEYFDSSLEIISDEEEEEEVVVPPEEYMDLWVRIQRFLGLNEEEINVPEEPLEPNPEINPEEENIPTGEMRPAITANEESTPSEESLNIITRFKRFIGVSSDDVTEGERNPPEVPLQPNPCIIDGDENIPIGERLEASPPNIHGEEPRRTSSEESLNVVTTIQRFIGVGQMAVAEEKTNPPEVPPDPSSAIIDDYDNIPVEKRFEESSPNIIGEEPRRTSSEESLDVLTKIQRFIGVGPRAVAEEKTNHPEVPPDPSTVSIDEEYLPDASASPFPGRERSPSIIRRFASIFNSDQTKT, encoded by the exons ATGACATTCCTCGAGCTGTACGCTATTTGGGAATCAACAGTCGGCGCTGTCAGTGATATACTCAGGTTTTTGACTATCTACGCCATCTTTCATTTCTCCTTTGCTCTTGGGTTGTCGAGTCTTCATTATCCTCAA AAACTTATTCAATCAGAAGAATGTCATGACGTGGATTGTGATTTACCTGAAGAGGGGTATCGAAC GTTTCCGGTTGCATTGCTGACCCTGTGGTGGGCGTTTAATGGACTCGGTGATCCGGCCATCATAGACGATCCGACAAGCTTCGTCAACGTAGTTTACATCCTAGCTGTGGGTCTCTACAATATTGGAGTACTGGTCCTGATCAACACGCTTATCGCAATGCTAGGTTCACGATTCAACGCAGTCGAG gAAAATTCGGATACCGAGTGGAAGTTCGGACGAACTAAGATGTGGCTTCGGTTTATCCGAACCGATATCGATCTACCACCTCCATTCAACCTCGTACCGACAACTGGGTTCATTATCCGACTCTTCAAGAAATGTTCTTTGTTTTGTACAGGATGTACACAGACGAACCAAAGACAGTCCGAG gagAAAGAATACAAAGCGAAAAAGGATGCAAGTGCTGCAAAG AAAGTAATTAAAAGGTTGGTGGAGCGATACAACCTATCACAGACAGAGAAACCGGAAGAGCAGGAAGAATCAATCGACATTGATGACATCCGTCAACTCAAAGAAGATTTTGTTGCAGTCAA ATTCAACGTGCAAACCAATCTCCAGATAGTCAACAAGGCGATAAACGCTTCCTGGAAGATCATTGAGAATATTAAGAACACCTACCCTagaatggacgtttttaatgaTAAGGTACCTTTTACAGGATCACAGTTTGGTGATCTCTATCGATATGACTACTCGCTCATCGATGTCGATGTTGAAAATATTCAGACAGTAGTCAAATATGTGGAAGGAATTCTCAACCGTCCCGATGCTACTCCAGAGCTCGAGCTGAAGAAGCCTCCGGTTCTTGTCCAGCCACATCCGGAACCTAGTCCGGAGCCTGTCGAAAAAGAGGTCATTCTACCCGATGAACTTTCCGCAACAAGTCCTGAGCCGGTCGAGGAAGAGATCATCCCACCCGAGTCGAGTTCTGATGAAGAAGAATATTTCGATTCGAGTCTTGAGATAATTTccgatgaggaggaggaggaggaagtggTAGTTCCACCAGAGGAATACATGGATTTGTGGGTTCGAATTCAAAGGTTCCTTGGGTTGAACGAGGAAGAGATCAATGTACCCGAGGAGCCTCTGGAACCGAATCCAGAGATTAATCCTGAAGAAGAGAATATTCCAACCGGGGAAATGAGACCAGCAATCACTGCCAACGAAGAGAGCACTCCATCTGAGGAATCTTTGAATATAATTACTAGATTTAAAAGGTTTATTGGGGTGAGTTCAGATGACGTTACTGAGGGAGAGAGAAATCCACCAGAAGTGCCCCTGCAGCCGAATCCATGTATAATTGATGGAGACGAGAACATTCCAATTGGGGAACGTTTGGAAGCGAGTCCACCAAACATACACGGGGAAGAACCTAGGCGTACTTCATCAGAGGAATCTCTAAATGTCGTGACTACGATCCAAAGGTTCATCGGAGTGGGTCAAATGGCAGTTGCTGAGGAAAAGACCAACCCCCCAGAGGTTCCTCCAGATCCGAGTTCAGCGATCATTGATGACTACGATAACATCCCAGTCGAGAAACGTTTTGAAGAGAGTTCACCGAACATAATAGGGGAAGAACCTAGGCGTACTTCATCAGAGGAATCTTTGGATGTCTTGACTAAGATCCAAAGGTTCATTGGAGTGGGTCCAAGGGCTGTTGCTGAGGAAAAGACCAATCATCCAGAGGTACCTCCAGATCCGAGTACAGTGAGCATAGACGAAGAATACCTTCCTGACGCCTCGGCGAGCCCATTTCCCGGAAGGGAAAGAAGTCCATCTATAATCCGAAGGTTTGCGAGTATATTCAATTCGGATCAAACCAAGACGTGA